The Papaver somniferum cultivar HN1 chromosome 3, ASM357369v1, whole genome shotgun sequence genome includes a region encoding these proteins:
- the LOC113359112 gene encoding uncharacterized protein LOC113359112: MDLLVSLRFRMDKSWMSTDRTKKRYREGVAAFLRYAVNHLKEEGETYDEFLMLCPCTNCLNLCACSVGDVEDHLFVNGIDQTYTIWNKHGEKDEAITSSKPVNVNNGMHAEFEMGTPTDAPDEDFGMGTPTDAPDTIDMMQAAEEFADDPIKFKKLLENAEKPLYEGCPNFTKLSAIVQLFKLKNKHGASDMFFNELLPLLKDMFPKKDEKVCPTCKAPRWKVDRDGKVYENVPAKVLWYFDIIPRFQRLFQSKHTAKDLIWHDTTRNKDGVLRHPADSHAWREIDNNFPEIKGDPRNLRLAVSADGVDVNTGTKHHSGKRTWDAYAQEMFTLRAVVLWTINDYPALGTLCGCRYAGYHGCVVCRKKTHSIRLHDSNKNVYVGYRRFLPYEHPFRRQKGAFGGKQEWETAPEPMTGEEIYEEVKCIKNSWGKKGTNTQGEDVQATPGKGGNMKRIGKTKIERIRKISKEVDRSGEEEEGRETTYWSKYNIWQRLLRYWRYNDVQHCIDFMHVEKNVGQSLVGTLLHNGNTKDGLNARKDLVRLGLKSELHPKTDDKGTILPAACYTLTTEEKDIFLETLSELRVPEGYCSDFSTLVNLKERKLIGLKSHDYHMLMQQFLPVVIRSIMPTPMRYAIIREVKLCGPVCFRWMYPFERCMKVIKGHVRNKNQPCGCIAEENVAEETIEIYCEYHKSIRTIGIPLDRHNTSQEGEPLSAEEPCIVTPEQLRQAHFYVMQNTPEIEPYIDRHKLYLETNYSTKKRAWLEKEHSNTFGAWLKNEVEKELADDRESISENLRWISHGPHYEVTKYTVYRINGYLFRTRSRDGRIHQNSGVSVAANDMHISRDDDVTYGKASYYGVLQEIWELDYCERKVHLFKCNWVDNKRGVKRDALGYKIVDLTMLGYKNDPFILASQAKQIHKTWVKNPEMITSELTAEVYLYASQNDTLPQVRCGYSTLYIVPEL; this comes from the exons ATGGATCTACTGGTCTCTTTGCGTTTCAGAATGGATAAATCCTGGATGAGTACTGATAGAACGAAGAAACGTTATAGAGAAGGAGTTGCGGCGTTTCTGCGGTATGCTGTCAACCATCTCAAGGAGGAGGGTGAGACATATGATGAATTTCTTATGTTGTGTCCGTGTACAAATTGTTTAAATCTCTGTGCATGCTCCGTTGGAGACGTAGAAGATCATTTATTCGTAAATGGAATCGATCAAACGTATACTATTTGGAATAAGCATGGGGAAAAGGATGAGGCAATAACTAGTAGTAAGCCAGTTAACGTCAACAATGGTATGCACGCTGAATTTGAAATGGGAACTCCCACTGATGCTCCAGACGAAGATTTTGGAATGGGAACTCCCACTGATGCTCCAGACACTATAGATATGATGCAGGCTGCAGAAGAGTTCGCAGATGACCCTATAAAGTTTAAAAAGTTACTTGAAAATGCTGAAAAGCCCTTATACGAAGGATGTCCCAACTTCACAAAGTTGTCTGCAATTGTGCAGTTGTTTAAGTTGAAGAATAAGCACGGTGCATCAGACAtgttttttaatgaattgttacCCTTGTTAAAGGACATGTTCCCAAAGAAG GATGAAAAAGTGTGTCCTACTTGTAAAGCACCCAGATGGAAAGTTGACAGGGATGGTAAAGTTTACGAGAATGTTCCAGCAAAGGTATTGTGGTACTTCGACATCATCCCAAGATTTCAGCGGCTGTTTCAATCGAAGCACACAGCAAAAGATTTGATATGGCACGATACCACTAGAAACAAAGACGGTGTTTTACGTCATCCGGCAGACTCACATGCTTGGAGAGAGATAGATAACAATTTCCCAGAAATTAAAGGTGATCCAAGAAATCTGCGGTTAGCTGTTTCGGCTGATGGAGTTGATGTAAACACAGGCACCAAACATCACAGT GGAAAGAGAACATGGGATGCATATGCCCAAGaaatgtttactctacgtgcagTTGTTTTGTGGACGATAAACGATTATCCTGCTCTTGGTACACTATGTGGTTGTCGCTACGCTGGATATCATGGTTGTGTGGTGTGTCGTAAAAAAACGCACAGTATTAGGCTtcatgactcaaacaagaatgttTATGTTGGTTATAGAAGATTTTTACCCTATGAGCATCCGTTCAGAAGGCAGAAGGGGGCATTTGGCGGAAAACAAGAGTGGGAGACTGCTCCAGAACCAATGACCGGGGAAGAAATATATGAGGAGGTAAAATGTATAAAGAATTCATGGGGAAAGAAGGGGACGAATACTCAAGGGGAAGACGTGCAGGCTACACCTGGAAAAGGTGGAAATATGAAGCGCATCGGAAAAACGAAAATTGAGcgcatcagaaaaatatcaaaagaagTCGATAGGTCAGGTGAGGAAGAGGAAGGCAGGGAAACCACTTACTGGAGCAAGTACAACATATGGCAGCGACTACTTAGATATTGGCGCTATAATGATGTCCAACATTGTATTGATTTCATGCATGTCGAAAAGAATGTGGGACAAAGTCTTGTTGGAACGTTGCTGCACAAcgggaatacaaaagatggattaaACGCCAGAAAGGATTTGGTGCGTTTGGGGTTAAAATCGGAGTTACACCCTAAGACAGATGACAAAGGAACGATACTTCCCGCAGCATGTTATACATTAACTACGGAAGAAAAAGACATATTCTTGGAGACACTATCCGAGTTAAGAGTTCCAGAAGGGTATTGTTCGGATTTTTCCACCCTTGTGAACCTAAAAGAGCGTAAGCTGATCGGACTCAAATCACATGATTACCATatgcttatgcaacaatttttgccCGTCGTTATTCGATCAATTATGCCTACACCTAtgagatatgctattatcag ggaagtgaagTTATGCGGTCCGGTttgctttcgatggatgtatcctttCGAAAGGTGTATGAAGGTTATAAAGGGGCATGTGCGAAACAAGAATCAACCTTGTGGATGCATTGCCGAAGAGAATGTTGCAGAAGAGACGATTGAGATATATTGTGAGTACCATAAAAGCATCAGGACAATTGGTATTCCACTAGATAGGCATAATACATCTCAGGAGGGAGAACCGTTATCAGCTGAAGAGCCGTGTATAGTTACCCCTGAACAGTTGAGACAAGCACATTTCTATGTAATGCAGAACACGCCTGAAATTGAGCCTTACATAGA CCGACACAAGCTATATTTGGAAACTAACTATTCTACTAAAAAGCGAGCATGGCTAGAGAAAGAGCACTCTAACACTTTTGGCGCTTGGTTAAAAAATGAG GTTGAAAAAGAGTTGGCAGACGACAGAGAAAGTATCTCAGAGAACTTAAGATGGATATCACACGGCCCGCACTACGAGGTAACGAAATACACTGTATATCGCATCAATGGATATCTATTCCGCACAAGATCCCGTGATGGTAGAATTCACCAGAATAGTGGGGTTAGCGTTGCAGCAAATGACATGCACATATCTAGAGATGATGATGTTACATATGGTAAAGCCTCTTATTATGGTGTCTTGCAAGAGATATGGGAGTTAGATTACTGTGAAAGAAAAGTTCATCTGTTCAAGTGCAATTGGGTTGATAATAAACGTGGGGTCAAAAGAGATGCTCTTGGCTACAAGATTGTTGACCTTACTATGTTGGGATACAAAAATGATCCTTTTATTTTAGCCTcacaagctaagcag ATCCACAAGACTTGGGTAAAGAATCCCGAAATGATTACTTCCGAACTGACTGCCGAGGTTTACTTATACGCAAGCCAAAATGACACACTCCCGCAG GTTCGTTGTGGCTATTCAACACTCTACATTGTTCCTGAGCTTTGA